The Lineus longissimus chromosome 6, tnLinLong1.2, whole genome shotgun sequence sequence ATGCCAAAAGTAATTGACGGTGCTGCAGTCCCGGCACTAGAGTTATAAATGCAACATCGCCCCAGCAGTTAAAAGAATGTTGGTGGTGTAATGGTAAAAACACTGACCTATTACGCCACCGACCCGAGATCGGAACCTATTTTTGGCCTATTTTTGTTCCTTATTTTTTCcgtgattcttatcatttttaaGTGAATACATACATTATTAGTGAATCGCACTTTCAGTAATGagcaaaaacttgcaaaatatggctATTCTGATCGCGCATATTTTTTACTCTAAATACGAACTGTTACTTTAAATTTGAGGATGAAATTTGACAACGTTTAAAGTGCATAGGTGCCCATAAAACCAGATAAATTTTACTATTCAGACGAAGACAACGACAATGCCAGGCCGACATGACACGCGTGCGCCGCCTGTTGATAGTTTAATTAACTAATGTTATATAGATTCCCAGCCTCGACCAACACCAATACGCCAAGTGGTTACTGCAACTCCGAAACGGGCAACTTAAATACATATGCAATATAACGGCAACTACATAGTCCCACCATGGATTGTATTCAAATCCAATCGAAATGTCACATCATActagaaaatgccaagattgtCGATGCAGTCATTACAGATTTGTCGCGGGGATTTGATCGGACATTAGAGAGTTTTCGCTATCCCGTCCGAGAACCAATCCACCGAGAACGGTTCCCGTTCCCGTTCCCGTTCTCGGAAACGTAAAAAACGGTTTCGCATTCCCGTCCGACATCCGATACGCGTCAATAGATGGCTGCACTGTTCGCTGTCATGGAAACGATAATCATGGCGCGCAATTTGATCAACATTGCAATTGAGCATGAGGATGACGATTTCAGTTTGCGATGGACCATTTGGCGTACGAAAGGAGAGAGAGTACTTATAACCCAAACTGGCCTCGTTTTAACGTAGACAAACTCAGCGATGCAAAATTGCAAAACTCAGTGTCTTGCAAAATTTCGCATGCATGCAGTGTACGTGTGTACGTGAGCTCGCTTTGGGTGGTGCCGTCCGCTGGCTCAATGTCGGCTATCCTCAATTTTTATCGACTTTTGAAACAATTGTATAGTTGTCTGATGATTTATTGTGTATAAAAGGGTTGCCGTACCGCAAGTGTATCCCATATATTTGCCATATTCGCTGCAATTGTATCTCAATTGATCTTGATCAGTTCTCGGGATGAGCAAGCGGGAACCAAGGCCTGACTGACGGAATCCGATTTCGAGAACGGAGAAACCTGCcgaaaaattgatgacgtcatacgcatAATCCCCCGATTCCCGGTGAATTTCTCGGcggaacgggatagcgaaaactCTCTAATATGCCTAACCCAAAACGATCGCCAACACACGACTTGATCCTCAAAGTCAACGACGTGCTCGGGTAGTCTGGGCTCTTCAGCCGGGTTATGGCAATCAGACTAGGAGACGGAAATAAAACCTAACCGAAGACGATATAAAACCTGACCGAAGACGGAGCGCACCGGCCATACTGGCGTCTAACCGGGTACGCACGCATTTACAACCTAAAATGCCTATACAAAGCACCTTATTTCGTTGTGGCGTCAGACCTATGGTTCGTCAACAGGTAGGTAGGACGCCGGGGCCCCAGCCTCGAGAGGCTCCACCTCATGCTACTGGAGGCGGCTACAGGATGACTGGAAGTACCAGGGTCACCTGTAGCAATGTTACTGGTAATAAACATCTACGAATTGCTCACTGGAATGCTGAGGGTGTGAGAAAAAAGAAGCTAGACCTGCAGTCCTTCCTAAAATCTAATAACATCGATGCGTGCTGTGTCCAAGAAACACATCTCAGCCCTGACCACAGATTTACCATCAGAGGATACGAGACCTTCCGGCAGGACAGGGTTAACAGATCAAAAGGAGGAATCATCACGCTGGTCAGAAACAACATAGCAGCCACCCTCACACAAGACTCAGGCCAAGAGGAGACAGAACACCTAGGAGTAAAGATGAAGTTAAAGAACGCGAACCACCTCACTGTCTACAACATCTACTCCCCACCTGACAAGCCTATCTCACTCCTTGACCTAGAGCCATCCACGGAAAATGGGGTTATAATGGGCGATTTCAACAGCCACTCCCCAAGCTGGGGCTACAGAGACCTCAATGCAAAAGGGGAGGAAGTAGAGAACTGGATGATACACCACCAACTACAGCTGTTGAATCACCCAGACGACCCACCAACCTATTACTCGAGATCATGGAGGACTACAAGCACCCCTGATCTAGCCATTACCACTGAAGATGTTCAACGGATCAGCAGGAGAGAGGTCTGCCCACAACTTGGAGGGAGTGACCACAAACCTGTGATCATTCATGTAGAACAGCAAGTCAACAACCAGACAGGACTCCCACCCAGCTGGAATTACAAAAAGGCCAACTGGGACCAATTCAAACTGGTGTCAGATAGAAATAGTCGAGACATCATCCTCACCAGACGCAGCCCAAGTAAAGATGTCAAGCGTTTCAACAAAGCGATACTAGATGCAGCAAAGGTAGCAATACCAAGAGGAAGAAGGAAGGATTATCAGCCCTTCTGGACCCCGCATCTGGATGAGCTGCACACGAGACTCTCTGAAGCCAGAGAGAAAATGGAGCAGGAGCCAACAGATGGACATGTCATTCAACACAACAAGGCAAGGGCCGAGTACATCAGGGAAAAAACCACCCATATCCGCAAATCATGGCAGGAAACGACATCATCTCTGAATATGGAAAAAGACACCACAAGACTCTGGAAACTGACAAAAGCCCTCAACGAAGAAAAGCAGGACAAAAGGCGAACTGTGCTCGATGTAGAGGGAGAACTTCAGTCAGGTTTACAAGCAGCAAACACTCTGGCGAAAACCTACCAGAAAAGAAGTACTGTCAGCATGTCCAAAGAGCGAGTTGATGAGGTGAGAAAGCAAACCAAGACCGAGACGGAAAGAAACACTACAGCAGAAGACTACATGGAAGTTCCTTTCAAGATGACAGAACTCAACAGCGCCCTCAAgacactgaagaaaaagaaggcaCCCGGGCCCGATGGGATTAGCAACGAGATGCTCCTTAACCTAGGACCAACAGTCAAGGACACTCTCCTACATATTTACAACAAATGCTGGAAGAAGGGGACTGTACCATCAGTATGGAAAGAGGCTCACATAACTCCAATCCACAAAAAGGGAAAGAACAGAGCACACCCAGAAAATTACAGACCCATAAGCCTTGTAAGCTGTGTTGGGAAACTGATGGAGAAAATGGTGAACAAACGCCTAATGTGGCACCTAGAGTCCAAGAGCCTTCTCAGCCAAACCCAATCCGGATACAGGAAACATAGGAGTACCGAAGATCAGCTTTCACTCCTTGCCCAAGAAGTAGAAAATGGTTTCCAGGAGAAGAAAAGCACACTAGCTGTGTTCTTTGACCTCACACAAGCCTTTGACCGTGTCTGGAAGAACGGCCTTCTCCTGAAACTACAAAAGAAAGGTGTAACCGGACGCCTTTACAGGTGGACGAAAGGTTTTCTACACCAAAGAACAGCAAGAGTCAAACTGGACGGCATCCTCAGCCACAGGATTAAACTCATAGAAGGTGTACCACAGGGAAGCGTGATATCCCCCACCCTCTTCCTTGTCTACATAGACGATCTCACTGAATGCGTACCCCCAAGCGTCTCCAACACCTTACATGCGGATGACTTCTCTGTCTGGAGTACAACTCTGTACACAAGCACTGCCACAAAACGCATTCAAGAAACTGTGAATAACGTCGACACCTGGGCAGATGATTGGGGACAAGAAACAAGCAAGACAAAAACCTGTGCCACCCTTTTCAGCCTATCTACAAAAAAGGTAAACATCACACTCAAGATAGGAGACCAGGTCATTCCCCAAGAAGACAACCCCACCTTCATTGGCATCAAACATGACTCcaggatgacatggaagacacaaGTCGAGTCAGTCAGAGACAGAGCAATCAAACGATTAGCCCTGGGAACCGGCTGGGGCGCTAACGCCAGGATACTCAAGCAGGTCTACACAGGATCTGTAAGACCAGTTATGGAGTATGCTTCTCAAAGCTGGGCAACAACcgccaaaacaaaccaagcAAAACTCGACAAAGTACAGAACTTCGGCCTGAGGATAATCCTAGGAGCTATGAAGTCGACCCCGATTGCTGACATGGAAAGGACGGCTGGCATCGAACCCCTGGAACACAGGAGGAACCAGAAAATCCTCATCCATGGGGAGAAAATCAGACGCCTTCCAAGTCACCCTCTTCACCCCAAGCTTGAGGAAACGCCCAAGAACCGTCTAAAACGCAAAAGTTAAAACCATCTGACTAAGAGTCTACAAGATTCGGCTTCTGAATTGCTCCAGCCAGGAAATCCAGTTGAAAACCTGCAGCCAACAGCGTGGTCCCAGCAAGAGCTCCGAGTGGAAATCCAGCCTTCAGTACCAGACCTGAGAAGCAAGGGGATCCAACTACCGGATATCCAAAAAGCTCTCACCATGGAACATATTGACCGGCAATACCCACATGACAGATGGACACTAGTCTACACGGACGGATCAGCTGAAAGCGCAGTGAAAAACGGAGGAAGTGGAATCTACATAAGATACCCTTGTGGAGAAAGCTCAACCCTCTCCGTCCCTGGAGGAAAATACTGCAGCAACTTCAAAGCAGAGGTGCTAGCTATAACAACTGCCGCGAAACATCTAGCACAGTCCCAAATGACATCACCATTGACAGCCATTCTAACAGACTCACTGTCCACACTCCAAGCCCTAAGATCAGAAAACATCGAGTCAGAAATCAAAGATCTGAAAGAACACCTCCAAGATCTCACCAGTAACCACCACGTGGTCTTGCAATGGATTCCCGCCCACTGTGGAATACCTGGAAATGAAAGGGCTGACCAACTAGCAAAAGAAGGAAGCCTACAGATCCAGCCAAATGGGAAGCAGTCATACAGAGAAATAACAACACTCCTGAAgcagaaatgcagaaatgacCGGAAGAAAATCCAGGGCAACCACCACCCCCAATCAGATCAGCTTTGGCTACTTGACCGAAAAGACGCTACTACCATCTACCGTCTAAGAACAGGCCACTGTGGCCTGTGTGGGCATCTTAAACGTAAAGGAGTAAgagacacagcagaatgccaatgccagacagcagtgcaaacaccaacgcacatcctacaggactgtcccctgtaccaggatttacgaaatagattctggccaaaggacacgaaggtcgaagaaaagctgtggggaacacagccggaccttcgggcgacaagccgcttcatctccgccacaggactgaggttatagtacttaggcaggttgaacgctgaagaagaagaagaacgacGTGCTCATAAGCAAGTTGCAGGTGTCCTCCAAAACGTATTCGAGTGGATACAGGccagtttctgatgatgaaacgtAACAGGAAAACTATCCCATTGGATTTCTTACATGTGCTTCAATGACTTCGACGGCATGACAACCGTTCGTCTCATCTTGAAATTGGATGCAATTGTTATGCTTATCCGAACCTTGACATCTCAAAATAACTCCGCAGGGTGTATCAATAAAAACGGAACAGTTGCTATTTTCCCCCATATTTACAACTCTAGTATAGatatgacaaatacatgtaggtcatattATGCGTATGGATCTTCGCTTCAAATTGACACCATTCATGTTTGAATAGCGTTCCGCATGGCTGGTCAGGCCCTGTTAatgaaaaaatggccaaaaatatAATTTGTTGCAGAGTGAGGATTACGTTTGTATTTAACGCTCGGCGTCTTATTCATTGCATAACATTCTTAAGTAATGCTCAGATGGTAGGACATATAATGACATTTGGAAAAATACAATGACATTTGGAAAAATTGGGGTAGCTGCGGCCACAGGAGAGTTCCTTCATTGTCACTGAATATGCACGCTTTGGAAGTTTGCCAATGGTGATAGAAGCCTTCGCCCGTAGGGTATCCCAACAGACCTGTCCCATCTAGGAAAGCCGTCCACCATTCATTTTCAATAGGAATGATTTGCGCCAAAAACATTATGGCTCGGACTTTGCGGCAATGGACTGTTGATCGGGCCCTTAACGGCCAACGTTACTTGGAAAGGATAAACCTTTTGATCATTCCAGTGCTTGATGCTCATTTTACGAGGAATCAGGCTGGAGGTTTTCGTGATCTTTGGTGGGCTTAGGATGGTGTCCCTTTTCAATACCTGGATTGAGTGACAACACTTTTCCTACCATCTGGGCAATACTTAAGAATGTTATGCAGCGAACAAGATACAAACGTAATGCTCACCCTCCGACAAATGGGATTTTAGGCAATTTCGTTTAAACATTGCCTGACCAGCCATACGAAAAGCTATTCAAACATGAATGGTGTCAATTTGAAGCTAAGATCCATACACATAATATGACCTACGTGTATTAGTCATATCTATCCTAGACTTGTAAATATTAGGGAAAAGACCAACTGTTCCGTTTTTATTGATACATCCTGTAGAATTCTTTTGGTATGTCAAGGTTCGGAAACAAGAGTGGTAAATAAACTcgaaattataatcaatatgaaataaaaagGTTTCTTTATGTTGGTTATTCCGATCCATCCACCAAATCCGGCACGCCATCCACAAATACTAAGCAGCTTTACCGAACACTCATGATCAAAGTGTCCATGCCCCAAAACTCCGTGCGGAGCACGGGTAATTGCTTGTCTATATATTGACACTAGAATTGGTAAAGTCTTTTTATGTCTACCACCGCCTTAACCGCTGATGGAATCTCCTAATTTTTCGTATGTGCATGTAGATTTTACCCGTGAAGCCATATTTTCAGTGCAAAATGtgttttcgtgttttttttctcgCATGAACGGCTGGCCAGGCTAATATGCTGAAGGTAATAGACGGTGCTGGCATCTGAGCCTGGCACCTGAGCTATCGATGCAAGATCACCCCGGCATACTAGGAATGCTGGTGGTCTAATGTTAAAGACACTGGCCTGACACGCCAGGGTCCCGTCTTCTTTCCcgtgattcttatcatttttcAGTGAATATGTCTATATTAGTGAATCGCACTTTCTGTAATGagcaaaacttgcaaaatatggctGATCGCGCCGAGATTTTACTTTAAACGtactgtttgaaaaaaatcttaacTCGCGAAAATACTGCCGCGAATATGTCCAACACCTGGCATTCGCGAAAATGTTATGCTACGAAAATGATATCTTCTACAATATTTCACGAAAGCGTCACTTGTTGGAAAAAGGACGAAACTGTCTTCAGAAAACACCAATGTTGTTACAACCATATACTACTATTTATAGCGCTGTTTAAAACAATGATATCGGGGCATTCGACAAAAGTTCACGACGCCAGGCCTGCGATATGCCCGGGCCACGTAGAGAGATGATAAGTAATCATCACGCTGCAGCTTGGAAGTAAAATTTACAAAGAAAAAAAGCGCTGTATTCAGCGTGCGCATTTGAATGAGGGTGTTTCAGTTATCCTCTCCAATTTGGCAAAACCAATGCCAACGTTACCCCAACGTTACCAATTAAAGTCTTCACCCGCAGACAGACAGAAAATAATCAAACTCATCTATCTTTTCCCCTTCTACTAACCAGTCCCATATCTGATCGTTCTTGTCATCATTCAAATACGGCGACCTTAACTCCTCGGGGAATGCCGGTTTAACCGGGCCCTTTATCTTTTCGAAGTCTTTGTATCTCTTTATACCAGCGCGTTCCGTACTCCTGACGAATTGATGCTGCCCGGACGCCAGGCTTTTTTCGCCGTAACCGTCGAAAGTCATGAAGGACATGTCCTGACTGAACGGATCACTGAAGAAGGAAAAGCCCGTAGAACTCTTTCTTGCGCTTTTGTCCGGTTTTTGTTCCTCTTTTGGCTCATTTTGTTTagagtcatcatcatcgtcatccttttCTTGCACACTTTGTAAAATCTTTTCAGCTTCCTCCTTCAATTGAAGCAACTCGGGGGGAATCTTGGCCTTTAGTGGAATGAATAGATTAGAACGCTGTTTTAAATTTTTGTGGTCCTGCGTTTTCGTTTTGGCGCGCGCGGGTGCAGAACGCGAATACGACCGTCTCGCTTTTTCGGAGTCAGAATTCAGTTTCATGTCCCTTTCAAACTCTGGGCTCATGATCCGAGAGATCACTCTCCTGTCTGAGTCTGAGGACATTGCCGTATTCGGGGTAAGATGATGCCTCGCGCTAGCAACAGTCCTCGCCTCATCGTAGCTCTGTTTCGCCGAAGTGTAAGGCTCCGTAAACATAGCGCGCAAATCCGTCTGAAAATTCGTTTCTATCGAGTTTTTACTCTTTTCAACGGGAAGGAGGTAACTGATACCCTTACTGACGCGACTCCGTACTATCCCTTCCTTGATTTTCTCAATGGGGGGTAAGTCCGGCCAATCATAGAATGCAGAACTGTCTCTAAACGTATCGAACGTTGCAGTTGTAAAACTTTTCCCGCCCAAAGTCGAGCTGTCAACGGAGTTTACTGTCTCTCTTGTTAGCGGACGCGACATTGGCCTGTCAGGCAGTACCGAAATATTTGTGTATAGACCCATTTTAAGATTCCTTGCAGCCGACATGAGATTAGAAAATAGTAAATTTCGTTAAAAGGTTAACAACAGAAAATACTTGACGAATATCGGGTACGTAATGACACTCCAGCACTTTCTTTCAGTTGTTATGTTGGTATACAACGGTCCCAGATTGTTTCCTTAGTATTTCTCTGTCAACGTCTGGTATCCAGGTCTCCAAAATGTGGCGTCAAAGACTGAGTGCCCTGATCGAATTTCCTGTAGTTTCTCTTACTCCTCTAGTGGAATCTCACGGAATAAAAATCAAGAGAGGACTTTGAAGTCAAATGTACTGAGACGAACCTGTCTCCGCTGCTAAACATAATTCGTGTCCACCGAACAAAATATCTTATTTAAATCATCCATCCATTAAGCGCCATAAAGCATTGAATCCAAAACATTTTAACCAGCGTAAGTCCTGTGTGAAAGTTCTCAACGACAGCATGTTGATATTATGAATTACTATTTGGGTTCATGTGCTGTTATTCTCTGCAATCCATGCAAAAAGTATAAACCACTATTTAATCCTCTGTGTACCTTTGATTTTATAAAGGTTTATTACCAGTTTTAATAATAACTGGTCTCTAAAACGTGTATTGTTAGTTTATTAATCGGCATAATTCCTCATATAAACTGTCAATATGGTTTTTTTTCGACGGATTTCGTTTTAATCCTCACTTTTGGCCAATAAAATGTATTCCTTTGAGTATGTGGCCGAGTAATGGTGTGAAAAACAAAGTGCAATACGAATGCGTTTGGTTCCGATACACTATCTTCCTCTTGCTATACCAGGAAATGGGAAGTTCCGTCTTAAAAGAAACCCATTTAACTAATCTTCATGTCTGTGTAGGTACCGCAATGATGGTGATAAATCAAATCCCGAAAATAGGCACATCCCTTTCAGCGTTGTATAGTGAAATGCTGAGCAATAAGTGTCCAAACTGGCAAAAGCTGTTGACGATTCCATTCGTCCCCTCTTATGTTTTGACTTAGACAACACTTAGACAACATGATTCCGACCCCCATTGACTTGTGATTATAATTGCCCCTCTTCTCCTGTTGGTAATGTTAGTGTTCTCAATAACCTACCATCAGAATATTCCTATAGGAATTGTTAGAAAGACACGAGTAGAACCCCATCACAGACCAACGAACCGACACAGCgccattgttgacattttgtttcACTCTACTAAAAATCCATTCAAAGTCATACACAAAAATTTCTGTCCGTTTCGTCTCTTAACAATTCTTCGTTATTCACCCGATCTGATCGAATTCACCTAGCTCTATATTTTTCACGCGTTTTGTCCAAACACTACTTGTTTATATCCATAGAGCTGTCAACAACTCGAAATaacattttgttaaaaaagaaacattcaAGTGAAACATAGTTCACAGATCCTCGCCTGTGTTGTGATGTGGGATCAATGCTTAAAtgcttttaaaaatcgaggtgtCCTTCTCGTCACTGTAGGCAGTCCGAGGACCTATAACCTTCATTCCTTTTCGGAAGGGCTGTAACTTTCACGGAAGCTATCCTTATGGTCATCTGAAGCAGAGTcatgacactgtccgaatcgaAGAATGGCTGTCGATAAAGACCCATTTTGCTGTAATTGGTTGTCCATGAATGGATTTACATTGCTGGATTGGGAGTTCCAATGTCTCGCAGCCAATATTCTCATTTGCTTCCATATAACTTCAACACATGCTGCAGGTTACCTCATCGTTTGTGGCAAGCTATCGAGTTCGATAAACCTGAAATTAAACAACAACGACATAAAAGCCAGAGTTGGGTAAACAATAGTACCAGGACCTATGTCAACTAGTAAGGCGTTACCTAGAGTCATGGATCGACCCTGTGACGACTTGGTGtaaatatcgatttttccgtcgtcacgctgatggcgcttgattataCTCCGCTACTGCTACGATAATGggcgtgaactcggatctcggcgtgtaCTCATGTAGCAGGAAAGGTCTTTGGTACAAGGATTTATGcgcaataaaataatgaagaacGCGTTTTTcgactatctaagagctgaaacaaaattgaaaaagcatgaaacacgttcagaaatagtttactgatgaaccagaagaagaacacacATACATATACTGCAGTAAAAAATTCTTTTAAAAGCAACGTTCGCTTCatttgcaatgtacatgtaattcgatTAGGCCTCTTAGAAGAGTATAAGGTAAGTCAGGTAGAGAACATTTTATTTTCCTTAATCAATCAACATCAAACATCAACAACAAAGCGAATCATTCAGAGATACCACCCAACGTCTTCGTATAAACGGTACTACCTTCCGTTTCGATGGTCAGGGCAGTCAGTTAATCCCGTTTAATTACTGCATAGTATGCGTTAATCGGTCGGCCCGCAAAATTATCAATATGAATGAAACTTTTGCACTTTATGACATGGCACCACAGTACACACACAACGCTAAGGGAGC is a genomic window containing:
- the LOC135489774 gene encoding uncharacterized protein LOC135489774; the protein is MSAARNLKMGLYTNISVLPDRPMSRPLTRETVNSVDSSTLGGKSFTTATFDTFRDSSAFYDWPDLPPIEKIKEGIVRSRVSKGISYLLPVEKSKNSIETNFQTDLRAMFTEPYTSAKQSYDEARTVASARHHLTPNTAMSSDSDRRVISRIMSPEFERDMKLNSDSEKARRSYSRSAPARAKTKTQDHKNLKQRSNLFIPLKAKIPPELLQLKEEAEKILQSVQEKDDDDDDSKQNEPKEEQKPDKSARKSSTGFSFFSDPFSQDMSFMTFDGYGEKSLASGQHQFVRSTERAGIKRYKDFEKIKGPVKPAFPEELRSPYLNDDKNDQIWDWLVEGEKIDEFDYFLSVCG